A window of Plasmodium malariae genome assembly, chromosome: 12 genomic DNA:
gtattaaattattattgaaCCTCGTGAAATTTCTCTCCTCAATTtgtaataatgtatttaCGAGTTTAATAATATTGGTTCCTTTGCACATCATAAGTGTAATGATATCAAaacgttttattttttcataaagaAAATCAAATATTAATGATTCATAATTTAGCATTGTAAAACTgcttaaaatgtttatagaTGTTACACATGAGAACCCGTTacatttttcctttacaATTTCgctaaacaaaataaatatttctttttgtctaattttattttttgaaaatgtgTATATGATATTTTCTAAATGCGATGGAGCTatgttgtatatattcaacttttttttattattattctttacaTAAGTAGTgctaaataatatttgtttttgtaaATTCTTTATAAGGAGTACATTTTCTTCCTTTATGTAATAGTTGCATGCATTTAATATGTAAGCAAGGTTTTTGTtcgtaatatttttcatttttttaattttttcatacatttctttataaaataataatatctcATTATCTtgatgatattttttatcatacaTTGTAGCacaatatacaaataatctTACCAAACAAtcatcatttaaatattttattaaattttttaatatatagctATATCCTCTTACTAAACTAAGGTAGCAGTTGGaattatcatcatttttgttcttattatGTGCTTGTTCACAGTTGGTGAAAGCATCTTTATTCCTGTACATCTCCGTACATTTTGCTACATTTTGatctttattaaaataattataaagacAACTGTTTACATTCTCCGTTGGTATGTCTACATGGTAATAATGAgcatttttttcctcttcattCAAAAatgattcattttttttttttattttttttttatcttgaTCCTCCTTATATgaagaataattaaaataattttctatacCATGTAATACACCAAAGTTATCATCAAATATCTTTAAcctatttacaaaatttaaatcagttttcatattatattcttcttCATCATGAGTACTCctcatatattcataaaataattcattcTTATGTTcatttggaaaaaaattttcttcctTCTTCTTCCAAATAAGCAGTTGACTTCTTTCATTCGGTCTTTTCAAACAATTTTGTAAATTgtcaatatttatattttttaatatcttaaaaaatttgatcTGGTTAATTATcttaattatttgtaaaatttttaaataaaaatcttCATTATATTTCTCTTCTACTATACTGTTTTTGACAAAAGGaatgttatttaaatatggTTGAAATGTGTGTGTAAACCAttcattacattttatttcatttttattgcaaaaaaaattatttaatattatatttagttgaacaaatattttaaaaaaattgataaaataatCATCACTTGGATGCACGcactttttccttttatataatacatacttATTCTTCGTATAAATAAGTAACGAACTTAGATTGAACAGATAAATACAGTCATCAAAATGTTTTAcactatttatattaattattttcctttttttggtTCTTGCTggttttcttattttatcaaggtaaatattaaataaattgtattttttcaaGTTTTCTGTAAGTAGCTTTTCTTTCACTTCTTCCCTGGTGTTGTTATTTCTATGATCATATACACTTTTTGTGCTACTACACTCACTCGATTCATCAGCAATAAATAATTCTCTcacttcttttatttctttttcatgcCTAACATATACTGACTCGTTCTTTTCATTCAGTCCTTTTACCACTATATTATCTTGTGCATTTATCAGAGAAAATTTTCTCTTacagtttttataaaataatgaagttGCACGGGTAAGGAAAGTTTTAATAATATCGCATGAACATTTGTATGGAAAAAGGGATATAGCAAAAACAGTTTTTCCCCCTCTTGGAGCATTTacaattttcataataatatacacattatagatatatatatgtgtttacgtatatatgaacgttttattttattcaagTGTGTGTGgttatatctttaaaaaggAAGCTCGTAACAGGACACagaaacataataaaaaaaaaaaaaaaagaaatatactaTAACGTAATTATCATTTCACtgatgttttcttttttgtatgGAGCATTATGCTTTTAATTTCCTCAAATTTTCCTTCTTAATTCGAATAAATGATTCTACTATTTCTACTATTCCTTCAATTTTGAACTATTTCTTCTTTGTTTACATTAATTTGCcttattttgctatattttacgttaatttgttttattttgttttattttgttttaattttttgagtACTTACGATCCCTTATCGATTCAATGGTAATTGCTTTTACgttgttcaaaaaaaaaaaaaataaacggAAGCAGGATAGCCATtttgttaagaaaaaaaaaaaagaaaaagaaaaaaaagaaaaaaagaaaaaaaagaaaaaaaagaaaaaaatagcacAATAGTTCCTTATTATTTACTACAAAAGGGAGAATTAAGCAAAAATGAAATCTTAAGagagaaataataaaaataattcctaaaactgtaataaataatatataaaatagttaTAAAGGCAATAGAATAAACTATGGACGTGTATGAGTAATGTagtgaaaaaggaaataattacatactaatatgtatatgtatgtatatatatatatacatatattaatgaattgTTGATTTAAAAGGCTTAAGAAATATACACAAAAACCAAAAGCAAGCAGTGAAAGTCCTTAAAAGGATACTAATCAATGTTTAAAgttaaagagaaaaaagaaaaggattttttttataataaatatatatattcatatatatgcttgCATCAGAAGATAGAAAGGAAAATAAGTTGAGCATGAACAAAAAAGGTATTGTAGTTAAAACCTGGAAGAAacgataaatatataaaccgtgaaatgagaaaaaaaaaaaatacaggagttaaaagaaaaagttatGGTAAAGGGAACGAATCAGATGCAAGCATCTTAAAGGGTGTTGAGCAGCATATCTCAAAGGAAAAAGTAGAAGC
This region includes:
- the PmUG01_12052800 gene encoding conserved Plasmodium protein, unknown function, with the translated sequence MKIVNAPRGGKTVFAISLFPYKCSCDIIKTFLTRATSLFYKNCKRKFSLINAQDNIVVKGLNEKNESVYVRHEKEIKEVRELFIADESSECSSTKSVYDHRNNNTREEVKEKLLTENLKKYNLFNIYLDKIRKPARTKKRKIININSVKHFDDCIYLFNLSSLLIYTKNKYVLYKRKKCVHPSDDYFINFFKIFVQLNIILNNFFCNKNEIKCNEWFTHTFQPYLNNIPFVKNSIVEEKYNEDFYLKILQIIKIINQIKFFKILKNINIDNLQNCLKRPNERSQLLIWKKKEENFFPNEHKNELFYEYMRSTHDEEEYNMKTDLNFVNRLKIFDDNFGVLHGIENYFNYSSYKEDQDKKKIKKKNESFLNEEEKNAHYYHVDIPTENVNSCLYNYFNKDQNVAKCTEMYRNKDAFTNCEQAHNKNKNDDNSNCYLSLVRGYSYILKNLIKYLNDDCLVRLFVYCATMYDKKYHQDNEILLFYKEMYEKIKKMKNITNKNLAYILNACNYYIKEENVLLIKNLQKQILFSTTYVKNNNKKKLNIYNIAPSHLENIIYTFSKNKIRQKEIFILFSEIVKEKCNGFSCVTSINILSSFTMLNYESLIFDFLYEKIKRFDIITLMMCKGTNIIKLVNTLLQIEERNFTRFNNNLIPTQRGDILLCNTCYSGNCENEDHYVETEKESVFPTVKYIKSALTDRSVYVTLILALLYELKMFKRNNCGSGTQEYTILNIYKKLLRLQIICVKNKTDFSFLKNIFKKNYSSFNITQFDKFFVFSFINLNMDKINFHKLIFTLLTYNNLISEANFTNKYTKKKIKFI